Proteins co-encoded in one Hyalangium ruber genomic window:
- a CDS encoding FAD-dependent oxidoreductase, with product MEQKRWELPPGRAEEGFEDKKPLFTLAEAVAESNRCLYCADAPCIKACPTAINIPEFIRKIGTGNVKGAARTILSANILGQSCAQACPVEVLCAGSCVYTGWGREPIAIGRLQRYAVENTLPKSPNLFQARPPTGKRVALVGSGPASIAAAGLLALEGHTCIIYERKQIPGGLNTLGIAPYKLKGPQALKELEWVLSLGRIELRTGVEVVEHATAPGQLAASELLSTHDAVFLGLGLGADSRLGVPGEEGPGVEGATHLIERLKVEPGFKLEGVKHALVVGGGNTALDIAHELALLGVQVSMVYRRSEKEMGGYVHELDAARLDGVRLVESRQPVEVVRKDGKVVAVKLAATREGKPVPGTEELVPTELVVMAIGQERATQVAKAFPGVELDSRGRVKVAAATHRTGHPKVWSGGDCVNGGKEVVNAVAEAKLAVADIQRHLVGE from the coding sequence ATGGAGCAGAAGCGGTGGGAGCTGCCTCCGGGCCGGGCGGAGGAGGGTTTCGAGGACAAGAAGCCCCTGTTCACCCTGGCGGAGGCCGTGGCGGAGTCCAACCGCTGCCTGTACTGCGCGGATGCGCCCTGCATCAAGGCGTGCCCCACCGCCATCAACATCCCCGAGTTCATCCGGAAGATCGGCACCGGCAACGTCAAGGGCGCCGCGCGCACCATCCTCTCGGCGAACATCCTCGGGCAGAGCTGTGCCCAGGCGTGTCCCGTCGAGGTGCTGTGTGCCGGCTCCTGCGTCTACACGGGCTGGGGCCGCGAGCCGATCGCCATCGGTCGGCTCCAGCGCTACGCCGTGGAGAACACGCTCCCCAAGAGCCCCAACCTCTTCCAGGCCCGCCCGCCCACTGGCAAGCGCGTGGCCCTGGTGGGCTCGGGCCCCGCCTCCATCGCCGCGGCGGGCCTGCTCGCGCTCGAGGGGCACACCTGCATCATCTATGAGCGCAAGCAGATCCCCGGCGGGCTCAACACGCTGGGCATCGCTCCCTACAAGCTCAAGGGCCCACAGGCACTCAAGGAGCTGGAGTGGGTGCTGTCGCTCGGCCGCATCGAGCTGCGCACCGGCGTGGAGGTAGTGGAGCACGCCACCGCGCCGGGCCAGCTGGCGGCCTCGGAGCTGCTGTCCACCCATGACGCCGTCTTCCTCGGGCTGGGGCTCGGGGCGGACTCGCGGCTGGGCGTTCCGGGCGAGGAGGGGCCGGGCGTGGAAGGCGCCACCCACCTCATCGAGCGCCTCAAGGTGGAGCCCGGCTTCAAGCTGGAGGGCGTGAAGCACGCCCTCGTCGTCGGCGGCGGCAACACCGCCCTGGACATCGCCCACGAGCTGGCGCTGCTGGGCGTGCAGGTGTCCATGGTGTACCGCCGCTCCGAGAAGGAGATGGGCGGCTACGTCCACGAGCTGGATGCCGCCCGGCTGGACGGCGTGCGGCTGGTGGAGAGCCGGCAGCCGGTGGAGGTGGTTCGCAAGGACGGCAAGGTCGTCGCCGTGAAGCTGGCGGCCACCCGCGAGGGCAAGCCCGTGCCCGGCACCGAGGAGCTGGTGCCCACGGAGCTCGTCGTCATGGCCATTGGCCAGGAGCGCGCCACCCAGGTGGCCAAGGCCTTCCCGGGCGTGGAGCTGGACTCGCGCGGCCGGGTGAAGGTGGCGGCCGCCACGCACCGCACGGGCCATCCGAAGGTCTGGAGCGGCGGAGACTGCGTCAACGGTGGCAAGGAAGTCGTCAACGCCGTGGCGGAGGCGAAGCTCGCCGTCGCCGACATTCAGCGACACCTGGTGGGGGAGTAG
- the hydA gene encoding dihydropyrimidinase, whose amino-acid sequence MSILIKNGRIVTAVDDYVADVFIEGEKVTLIGKDLKVQADKVIDAKDRLVLPGGIDPHTHFDMPFGGTTSADDFASGTKAAAFGGTTTVIDFAIQSKGESTLKGLDAWHDKASGKATIDYAFHMIITDMPDERLPEMRKLADEGVTSYKLFMAYPGVLYVDDGTLYRTFRQAGDNGTRICMHAENGIVIDEIIKAAVKDGKTSPKYHALTRPTRMEAEGVHRAISIAEVAKVPLYIVHLSSSDALEQVKMGRARGVDVIAETCPQYLFLDQSYYEREGFEGAKWVMTPALREKWNQDELWQGLKFRDLETIATDHCPFCFKDQKEMGKDSFTKIPNGAPGVENRMSLVYNGGVVSGRISLNRFVELTSTAAAKAFGLFPKKGTIAVGSDADIVIFDPNRKETISVNNPHTHHMRVDYSAYEGFEVQGFTETVLSRGRVIIEKNELKTERGGQFIKRALCGSLLR is encoded by the coding sequence ATGAGCATCCTCATCAAGAACGGTCGCATCGTCACTGCTGTCGATGACTACGTCGCGGATGTCTTCATCGAGGGCGAGAAGGTCACCCTCATCGGCAAGGACCTCAAGGTCCAGGCCGACAAGGTCATCGACGCCAAGGACCGATTGGTCCTCCCCGGCGGCATCGACCCGCATACCCACTTCGACATGCCCTTCGGCGGCACCACCTCCGCCGATGACTTCGCCAGCGGCACCAAGGCCGCCGCCTTCGGTGGCACCACCACCGTCATCGACTTCGCCATCCAGTCCAAGGGCGAGTCCACCCTCAAGGGGCTCGACGCCTGGCACGACAAGGCCAGCGGCAAGGCCACCATCGACTACGCCTTCCATATGATCATCACCGACATGCCCGACGAGCGGCTGCCGGAGATGCGCAAGCTGGCCGATGAGGGCGTCACCTCCTACAAGCTCTTCATGGCCTACCCCGGCGTCCTCTACGTGGACGACGGCACGCTCTACCGGACCTTCCGCCAGGCCGGAGACAACGGCACCCGCATCTGCATGCATGCCGAGAACGGCATCGTCATCGACGAGATCATCAAGGCCGCCGTCAAGGACGGGAAGACCTCGCCCAAGTACCACGCGCTCACCCGCCCCACCCGCATGGAGGCCGAGGGTGTCCACCGCGCCATCAGCATCGCCGAGGTGGCCAAGGTTCCCCTCTACATCGTCCACCTCTCCAGCTCCGACGCGCTCGAGCAGGTGAAGATGGGCCGCGCCCGCGGCGTGGACGTCATCGCCGAGACGTGCCCCCAGTACCTCTTCCTCGACCAGAGCTACTACGAGCGCGAGGGCTTCGAGGGCGCCAAGTGGGTGATGACGCCCGCGCTGCGCGAGAAGTGGAACCAGGACGAGCTGTGGCAGGGCCTGAAGTTCCGCGACCTGGAGACCATCGCCACCGACCACTGCCCCTTCTGCTTCAAGGACCAGAAGGAGATGGGCAAGGACTCCTTCACCAAGATTCCCAACGGCGCCCCCGGCGTCGAGAACCGGATGAGCCTCGTCTACAACGGCGGCGTGGTGTCCGGGCGAATCAGCCTCAACCGCTTCGTGGAGCTCACCTCCACCGCCGCCGCCAAGGCCTTCGGCCTCTTCCCCAAGAAGGGAACCATCGCCGTGGGCTCCGACGCGGACATCGTCATCTTCGATCCGAACCGCAAGGAGACCATCAGCGTGAACAACCCCCACACGCACCACATGCGCGTGGATTACAGCGCCTACGAGGGCTTCGAGGTGCAGGGCTTCACGGAGACGGTGCTCTCGCGCGGCCGCGTCATCATCGAGAAGAACGAGCTGAAGACCGAGCGTGGCGGCCAGTTCATCAAGCGCGCCCTGTGCGGCTCGCTGCTGCGCTGA
- a CDS encoding Wall-associated protein precursor, producing MTRVLSLLLMLWVTQVPCASNEPTTVCHCKQGQLSACAAVRVTDPRLADELEKAALLAVKLEQARRQTAKDTESQASSDSPEPPDCEGQNHHVISKPIAKALERHETLRGVYRPRDPRFQTQAVDEEAHCGYQDWHRKLDAEVIAWLARNRKATPKEFEAYLREIYNRPEMLARFPRGF from the coding sequence GTGACGCGCGTGCTCTCACTGCTGTTGATGCTCTGGGTGACGCAGGTTCCCTGCGCGAGCAACGAACCCACGACGGTGTGCCACTGCAAGCAGGGCCAGCTCAGCGCCTGCGCGGCCGTGCGGGTGACCGACCCTCGGCTGGCGGATGAGCTGGAGAAGGCGGCCCTACTGGCGGTGAAGCTCGAACAGGCCCGCCGGCAGACCGCCAAAGACACCGAGTCCCAGGCTTCCTCCGATTCACCCGAGCCCCCGGACTGCGAGGGGCAGAACCACCATGTCATCTCCAAGCCCATCGCCAAGGCGCTGGAGAGACATGAAACCCTTCGCGGGGTGTATCGGCCGCGCGATCCCCGCTTCCAGACCCAGGCCGTGGATGAGGAAGCACACTGCGGCTACCAGGACTGGCACCGCAAGCTGGACGCGGAGGTCATTGCTTGGCTTGCACGTAACCGCAAGGCCACTCCGAAGGAGTTCGAGGCATACCTACGGGAGATCTACAACCGGCCGGAGATGCTCGCGAGGTTTCCCCGTGGCTTCTGA
- a CDS encoding nitrilase-related carbon-nitrogen hydrolase, protein MARKVIGGLIQMSNPINDPSASVQTIRDAMFEKHLPFIEEAGKRGTQILCLQEVFNGPYFCPSQDSKWCDLAEPIPGSTTVERLSAYAKKYQMAMVIPIYEREMAGVYYNTAAVVDADGTYLGKYRKNHIPQTNGFWEKYFFKPGNLGYPTFQTRYAKIGVYICYDRHFPEGARLLGLNGAEIVFNPSATVAGLSQYLWKLEQPAHAVANGYFIAASNRVGTEAPWNIGRFYGTSYFCDPRGTMLAVGSEDKDELVTAEMNLDLIEEVRRTWQFFRDRRPDTYDNMVKQLP, encoded by the coding sequence ATGGCACGTAAGGTCATCGGCGGGCTCATCCAGATGTCCAACCCCATCAACGACCCGTCGGCCTCCGTGCAGACGATCCGCGATGCGATGTTCGAGAAGCACCTGCCCTTCATCGAGGAAGCGGGCAAGCGCGGCACGCAGATCCTCTGTCTCCAGGAGGTCTTCAACGGGCCCTACTTCTGTCCCTCGCAGGACTCGAAGTGGTGTGACCTCGCGGAGCCCATCCCCGGCAGCACCACCGTGGAGCGCCTGTCCGCCTACGCCAAGAAGTACCAGATGGCGATGGTCATCCCCATCTACGAGCGCGAGATGGCGGGCGTCTACTACAACACCGCCGCCGTGGTGGACGCCGACGGCACCTACCTGGGCAAGTACCGCAAGAACCACATCCCGCAGACCAACGGCTTCTGGGAGAAGTACTTCTTCAAGCCGGGCAACCTCGGCTACCCCACCTTCCAGACGCGCTACGCCAAGATTGGCGTCTACATCTGCTACGACCGGCACTTCCCGGAAGGGGCGCGCCTCTTGGGCCTGAATGGGGCGGAGATCGTCTTCAACCCCTCGGCCACGGTGGCGGGCCTGTCCCAGTACCTGTGGAAGCTGGAGCAGCCGGCGCACGCGGTGGCCAACGGCTACTTCATCGCTGCCAGCAACCGCGTGGGCACCGAGGCTCCGTGGAACATCGGCAGGTTCTACGGCACCAGCTACTTCTGTGATCCGCGCGGCACCATGCTCGCCGTGGGCAGCGAGGACAAGGACGAGCTCGTCACCGCCGAGATGAACCTCGACCTCATCGAGGAGGTCCGCCGCACCTGGCAGTTCTTCCGCGACCGCCGGCCGGACACCTACGACAACATGGTCAAGCAGCTGCCGTAG